A part of Capsicum annuum cultivar UCD-10X-F1 chromosome 6, UCD10Xv1.1, whole genome shotgun sequence genomic DNA contains:
- the LOC124899516 gene encoding uncharacterized protein LOC124899516, with protein sequence MGPFVSSYGLKYILVVVYYVSKWVEAVALADNEGKRVLEFLKKNIFSHFGVPRTIISDGESHLCNKVFRAMQAKYGVKQHCVATPYRPQTSGQMEVSNRKIKAILAKTDQKCHKEENWAHLSYWKVATIHLTDCQTTDGPPHSTVKNRKENAFTG encoded by the exons atgggcccatttgtaagctcgtatgggtTGAAATATATCCTAGTAGTTGTAtactatgtatcaaaatgggtaGAAGCGGTGGCATTGGCtgacaatgaaggaaaaagagttcTGGAATTTCTGAAAAAGAACATATTCTCCCATTTTGGAGTACCAAGAACAATCATAAGTGATGGGGAATCCCATTTGTGCAATAAAGTCTTCAGGGCTATGCAGGCGAAGTACGGAGTAAAACAACACTGTGTAGCAACTCCTTATcgcccacaaactagtgggcaaatGGAGGTGTCAAATCGCAAGATCAAGGCCATTCTCGCCAAAACG GACCAGAAGTGCCATAAAGAGGAAAATTGGGCGCATTTGAGCTACTGGAAAGTTGCGACGATACACTTAACGGACTGCCAAACTACTGATGGACCACCACACTCAACCGTCAAAAATAGGAAGGAAAATGCATTCACTGGATAA